One part of the Anaeromyxobacter sp. Fw109-5 genome encodes these proteins:
- the glp gene encoding gephyrin-like molybdotransferase Glp, whose amino-acid sequence MEKLFRIRDAVIAAVSPLDDEEVALRDAAGRYLAGPALARVPAPPDTCSAMDGYAIRAEDVRGACTLAVTGARYAGDAAGAALAPGAAVRIFTGAPLPPGADTVVREEATRPDGERVRFLEAARRGDNVRLAGEDVVAGGLALEAGARLGARQAALLAAVRADPVRVRRRARVAVLSTGDEVVTGRTPDSNGVAVAGLVRALGAEVERRAVEDRLDAVAAAISDAARRCDAVLTIGGVSIGERDHVPAALAGLGADVRVHGVPMKPGKPFLFALLGATPVLGLPGSPSACLAAFEVFARPALLARAGAARRFRLSAPVRLAEATAGKPGRARLLWARLEGDGRARPLGKDAAQVRGPALADAILLVPADAGDLHAGAEVTAWLLGDDA is encoded by the coding sequence ATGGAGAAGCTCTTCCGCATCCGGGACGCGGTGATCGCCGCGGTCTCGCCGCTCGACGACGAGGAGGTCGCGCTCCGCGACGCCGCCGGCCGGTACCTGGCGGGTCCCGCCCTCGCGCGGGTCCCCGCGCCGCCGGACACCTGCTCCGCGATGGACGGCTACGCGATCCGCGCCGAGGACGTTCGCGGAGCGTGCACGCTCGCGGTGACCGGCGCGCGCTACGCCGGCGATGCGGCGGGCGCGGCGCTCGCGCCGGGTGCCGCCGTCCGCATCTTCACCGGGGCCCCGCTGCCCCCGGGGGCGGACACCGTGGTGCGCGAGGAGGCGACGCGGCCGGACGGCGAGCGCGTGCGGTTCCTCGAGGCTGCGCGCCGCGGCGACAACGTGCGGCTCGCGGGCGAGGACGTGGTGGCGGGCGGGCTCGCGCTGGAGGCCGGGGCCCGCCTCGGCGCGCGCCAGGCCGCGCTCCTCGCGGCCGTCCGCGCGGACCCCGTGCGCGTGCGGCGCCGGGCGAGGGTGGCGGTGCTCTCCACCGGCGACGAGGTCGTCACCGGGCGCACGCCGGACTCGAACGGCGTGGCGGTGGCAGGGCTCGTGCGCGCGCTCGGGGCGGAGGTCGAGCGGCGCGCCGTGGAGGACCGGCTCGACGCCGTCGCGGCCGCGATCTCCGACGCCGCGCGCCGCTGCGACGCGGTGCTCACCATCGGCGGAGTGTCCATCGGCGAGCGCGACCACGTCCCCGCGGCGCTCGCCGGCCTCGGCGCGGACGTGCGCGTGCACGGCGTCCCGATGAAGCCCGGCAAGCCGTTCCTGTTCGCCCTGCTCGGCGCGACGCCCGTGCTCGGCCTCCCCGGGAGCCCATCGGCGTGCCTCGCGGCGTTCGAGGTGTTCGCTCGCCCGGCGCTGCTCGCCCGCGCCGGAGCCGCGCGCCGCTTTCGTCTCTCCGCGCCGGTGCGCCTCGCCGAGGCCACCGCGGGCAAGCCCGGTCGCGCGCGGCTGCTGTGGGCGCGGCTCGAGGGCGACGGTCGGGCGCGACCGCTCGGGAAGGACGCGGCCCAGGTCCGGGGACCGGCGCTCGCGGATGCGATCCTGCTCGTCCCCGCGGACGCGGGGGATCTCCACGCGGGCGCGGAGGTGACGGCGTGGCTGCTCGGCGACGACGCGTGA
- a CDS encoding nicotinamidase, which yields MRIDREHDVLLAVDLQHDFLPGGALAVAGGDEIVAPIARLAPAFTTVVATQDWHPPGHVSFASAHPGAKPFETIALSQGPQELWPDHCVQGTRGAALHPAFPDAAATLILRKGTRLDVDSYSAFRENVGPDRRRPTTGLGAWLAARGARRVFVCGLARDFCVLWSAQDGAAEGFEVIVLDDLTRAVFPDRRARVDDAFARAGVTLRGSSQLELG from the coding sequence ATGCGGATCGATCGCGAGCACGACGTGCTCCTCGCCGTGGACCTGCAGCACGACTTCCTGCCCGGCGGCGCGCTCGCCGTCGCAGGCGGCGACGAGATCGTGGCGCCGATCGCCCGGCTCGCGCCGGCGTTCACCACGGTCGTCGCCACGCAGGACTGGCATCCGCCCGGACACGTCTCCTTCGCGTCCGCCCACCCCGGCGCGAAGCCGTTCGAGACCATCGCGCTGAGCCAGGGGCCGCAGGAGCTCTGGCCGGACCACTGCGTCCAGGGCACGCGCGGCGCGGCCCTCCACCCCGCCTTCCCCGACGCCGCCGCGACGCTCATCCTGCGCAAGGGCACGCGCCTCGACGTGGACTCCTACAGCGCCTTTCGTGAGAACGTCGGGCCGGACCGGCGCCGCCCGACCACCGGGCTCGGGGCCTGGCTCGCCGCGCGCGGCGCGCGGCGGGTGTTCGTGTGCGGCCTGGCGCGAGACTTCTGCGTCCTGTGGTCGGCCCAGGACGGCGCGGCGGAGGGCTTCGAGGTGATCGTGCTCGACGACCTCACGCGCGCCGTCTTCCCGGACCGCCGGGCGCGGGTCGATGACGCCTTCGCCCGAGCGGGGGTCACGCTGCGGGGCTCCTCGCAGCTCGAGCTCGGGTGA
- a CDS encoding PH domain-containing protein — MHRFRAPWDRALRFTSALALAVLAAAAGTTLLTAARQGWRPALVALSILVALVPLAVWALAPREFVIGAGFLRVERNAWPARLVPLRAITAAEPLAPAAMRGALRLLGTSGLFGHYGLFRSRALGRFRMYATRGSGLVLVRAGTVQYVLSPDRPEAFLATLAASTAAAPRGG; from the coding sequence ATGCACCGCTTCCGCGCTCCCTGGGATCGCGCTCTCCGCTTCACGAGCGCGCTCGCGCTGGCCGTCCTCGCTGCGGCGGCCGGAACGACCCTCCTCACGGCCGCCCGCCAGGGCTGGCGCCCGGCCCTCGTCGCCCTCTCGATCCTCGTCGCGCTCGTCCCGCTCGCCGTGTGGGCCCTCGCGCCGCGGGAGTTCGTGATCGGCGCGGGGTTCCTCCGCGTGGAGCGGAACGCCTGGCCGGCCCGCCTCGTGCCGCTGCGCGCGATCACCGCGGCGGAGCCCCTCGCGCCGGCGGCGATGCGGGGCGCGCTGCGGCTCCTCGGCACGAGCGGTCTCTTCGGGCACTACGGGCTGTTCCGCTCGCGCGCGCTCGGGCGGTTCCGGATGTACGCGACGCGCGGCTCGGGGCTCGTCCTCGTGCGCGCCGGGACCGTGCAGTACGTCCTCTCGCCGGACCGCCCCGAGGCCTTCCTCGCCACCCTCGCGGCGTCCACGGCCGCCGCCCCGCGCGGCGGCTAG
- a CDS encoding response regulator encodes MRRYLIVDDNRDFAENLAEILRDGGDEVAIAENGQEALALARKTRFDALLTDMRMPLMGGAELVHELRRIDPGAAAMVITAHVADDALEAARREGLLAVLPKPVAVPRILDLLAAARRDGLVAVVEDDSRMSDNLCEALRGRGFAAVTAASVTETERLGPVEPFCALVDLRVPGGADGDALRRLRERFPGLPVIVVTGTHEVPPVPHQGYFTKPFDTAELLSAVERLHRERGQTVVPE; translated from the coding sequence ATGCGCCGTTACCTGATCGTCGACGACAACCGCGACTTCGCCGAGAACCTCGCCGAGATCCTGCGCGACGGCGGCGACGAGGTCGCCATCGCGGAGAACGGGCAGGAGGCGCTCGCGCTCGCGCGGAAGACGCGCTTCGACGCGCTGCTCACCGACATGCGCATGCCGCTCATGGGCGGGGCGGAGCTCGTGCACGAGCTCCGGCGCATCGACCCGGGCGCCGCCGCCATGGTCATCACCGCCCACGTGGCCGACGACGCGCTCGAGGCCGCCCGGCGCGAGGGGCTCCTCGCGGTCCTGCCCAAGCCGGTCGCGGTGCCCCGGATCCTCGATCTCCTCGCGGCGGCGCGCCGCGACGGGCTGGTCGCGGTGGTCGAGGACGACTCGCGCATGTCCGACAACCTCTGCGAGGCGCTCCGCGGGCGGGGCTTCGCCGCGGTCACGGCGGCGTCGGTGACCGAGACCGAGCGGCTCGGCCCGGTCGAGCCCTTCTGCGCGCTCGTCGACCTGCGCGTCCCCGGCGGCGCGGACGGCGACGCGCTGCGCCGCCTCCGCGAGCGGTTCCCCGGGCTGCCGGTGATCGTCGTCACCGGCACCCACGAGGTCCCGCCGGTCCCGCACCAGGGGTACTTCACGAAGCCGTTCGACACCGCCGAGCTCCTCTCGGCGGTCGAGCGCCTCCATCGCGAGCGCGGGCAGACGGTGGTCCCCGAATGA
- a CDS encoding universal stress protein produces the protein MKRILVAVDGSDSSLKAARMAADIALRFGAKLTLVHVVPKLLLPPDVYGLTIAEVEKEHRAYADRLLEKAVESIEEPSVEVDTAVLYGAPAEAIAETAAATDVGMIVIGSRGHGAVARMFLGSVSDRLVHISPKPVLVVH, from the coding sequence ATGAAGCGAATCCTGGTGGCGGTGGACGGTTCCGACTCCTCCCTCAAGGCGGCGCGCATGGCCGCGGACATCGCGCTCCGCTTCGGCGCCAAGCTGACGCTCGTCCACGTGGTACCGAAGCTGCTCCTCCCTCCCGACGTGTACGGGCTCACGATCGCCGAGGTCGAGAAGGAGCACCGCGCGTACGCCGATCGGCTGCTCGAGAAGGCGGTGGAGTCGATCGAGGAGCCCTCGGTCGAGGTCGACACGGCCGTGCTGTACGGCGCGCCCGCGGAGGCGATCGCCGAGACGGCCGCGGCGACCGACGTCGGGATGATCGTGATCGGCAGCCGGGGTCACGGCGCGGTCGCGCGGATGTTCCTCGGCAGCGTCTCGGACCGGCTCGTCCACATCAGCCCGAAGCCGGTGCTCGTGGTGCATTGA
- a CDS encoding Crp/Fnr family transcriptional regulator, which translates to MLSNAPISDCNACSLGLASQGRCRLTPTTRESGATICAQGERPRTVYFVKEGFVALSAVSPRGSELLLSLRGPTSLLCTESLHGEPSPFEVRALSRVKICGIGGDAMSQWIGPEKSAARVVLDLLLTESRAQRDEVNWRQGDCLSRVARFALAHARFLADRPNAVRKQVVARLLGMRPETLSRCLTKLEKDGVVDASRGVRVLDHRRLAAIAMEDNAA; encoded by the coding sequence GTGCTTTCGAACGCTCCGATCTCGGACTGCAACGCCTGCTCGCTGGGTCTTGCCTCGCAGGGACGCTGTCGCCTCACCCCCACCACGCGCGAGTCGGGCGCCACCATCTGCGCGCAGGGGGAGCGCCCGCGGACCGTGTACTTCGTCAAGGAGGGCTTCGTCGCCCTCTCCGCGGTGAGCCCCCGCGGCTCGGAGCTGCTCCTCTCGCTCCGCGGCCCGACCTCGCTGCTCTGCACCGAGTCGCTGCACGGCGAGCCGTCGCCGTTCGAGGTCCGGGCGCTGTCGCGCGTGAAGATCTGCGGCATCGGCGGCGACGCGATGTCCCAGTGGATCGGGCCCGAGAAGAGCGCAGCCCGCGTGGTGCTCGACCTCCTCCTCACCGAGTCCCGGGCCCAGCGCGACGAGGTGAACTGGCGGCAGGGCGACTGCCTCTCGCGCGTCGCGCGGTTCGCCCTCGCGCACGCGCGGTTCCTCGCCGATCGCCCCAACGCCGTCCGCAAGCAGGTCGTCGCGCGGCTGCTGGGCATGCGCCCGGAGACCCTCTCGCGCTGCCTCACGAAGCTCGAGAAGGACGGCGTCGTCGACGCCTCGCGCGGCGTCCGCGTGCTCGATCACCGCCGGCTGGCGGCCATCGCGATGGAAGACAACGCCGCCTGA
- the mobB gene encoding molybdopterin-guanine dinucleotide biosynthesis protein B, giving the protein MSAGRPPIVAVSGSSGAGKTRLLSRLIPALVGRGVRVGVLKHTSHAHPFDVPGKDTDVLRRAGALAAAIEGPRGLAYFGPPAGGARALARLLPEVDLVLAEGFKHEPLPRIEVYRPGVSRALLADGDARVFAVVGARAARRPVPLLDADDVEPLADLLCARFQLGGRRPAQRLRVPPTVSSLPAKESERTTALGRRERMPKKTTNRKSATARTRGGRRSGASRSDAGRKGGNATLRARGPEFYSEIGRKGGKKSRGGRSSAKSSTGTRRGATTKRGTARRGAAKRTSRTSRMR; this is encoded by the coding sequence GTGAGCGCGGGGCGGCCGCCCATCGTGGCGGTCTCGGGCTCCTCGGGCGCGGGCAAGACGCGGCTCCTGTCGCGGCTCATCCCCGCGCTGGTCGGCCGCGGCGTGCGCGTGGGCGTGCTGAAGCACACCAGCCACGCGCATCCCTTCGACGTCCCCGGGAAGGACACCGACGTCCTGCGCCGCGCGGGAGCGCTGGCCGCGGCCATCGAAGGTCCCCGCGGGCTCGCCTACTTCGGGCCGCCCGCGGGCGGCGCGCGGGCGCTCGCGCGGCTCCTCCCGGAGGTCGATCTCGTGCTCGCCGAGGGCTTCAAGCACGAGCCGCTCCCGCGGATCGAGGTGTACCGTCCCGGCGTCTCGCGGGCGCTCCTCGCCGACGGGGACGCGCGCGTCTTCGCTGTCGTGGGCGCGCGCGCGGCGCGCCGGCCGGTCCCCCTGCTCGACGCCGACGACGTCGAGCCGCTCGCCGATCTGCTCTGCGCGCGCTTCCAGCTCGGCGGCCGCCGTCCCGCGCAGCGCTTGCGGGTGCCACCGACCGTGAGCAGCCTTCCCGCGAAGGAAAGCGAGCGCACGACGGCGCTCGGGAGAAGGGAACGCATGCCGAAGAAGACGACGAACCGGAAGAGCGCCACGGCCCGCACGCGTGGAGGCCGCCGCAGCGGCGCCTCCCGCAGCGACGCCGGGCGCAAGGGCGGGAACGCGACGCTTCGGGCGCGGGGTCCGGAGTTCTACTCGGAGATCGGCCGCAAGGGCGGCAAGAAGAGCCGCGGCGGTCGCTCCTCCGCGAAGAGCTCCACCGGCACCCGGCGCGGCGCGACCACGAAGCGCGGGACGGCGCGCCGCGGCGCGGCGAAGCGCACGTCCCGCACGAGCCGCATGCGCTGA
- a CDS encoding sensor histidine kinase, translating into MPETVFEELKRYVGWGDGDERALRSLHGAAAPHFPRLAEEFYDRILGHEGARTALVGGESQVGHLKVTMIAWLDELLGGPWDEAYWDRRYRIGRVHVRIGLPQHYMFGAMNVHRTGLARLAYERFHGDPPELERVRNALGKVLDLELAVMLHTYREDLLAQQARVERLSTFGQLVGSIGHDLRNPLGVIETSLYILRTRTGEDERARKHLDRIGEQLGVANGIITNLLDMIRDRPLAREPVELAAVVGGAAESVRRPTGVSLALEGLDALPPVEGDPGQLRQVFVNLLENAVFAASPEGVVAVRASRADGLVALDVEDSGPGVDPATRRRLFEPLITTKDKGIGLGLALVKRIAERHGGTVEYSDRPGGGARFTVRLPA; encoded by the coding sequence GTGCCCGAGACTGTGTTCGAGGAGCTGAAGCGGTACGTCGGCTGGGGCGATGGGGACGAGCGGGCGCTCCGCAGCCTCCACGGCGCGGCCGCCCCTCACTTCCCGCGGCTCGCCGAGGAGTTCTACGATCGCATCCTCGGACACGAGGGCGCGCGCACTGCCCTCGTCGGCGGCGAGAGCCAGGTCGGCCACCTGAAGGTCACGATGATCGCGTGGCTGGACGAGCTGCTCGGCGGCCCGTGGGACGAGGCGTACTGGGACCGGCGCTACCGCATCGGGCGCGTCCACGTCCGGATCGGGCTGCCTCAGCACTACATGTTCGGCGCGATGAACGTGCACCGCACCGGGCTCGCGCGCCTCGCCTACGAGCGCTTCCACGGGGATCCCCCGGAGCTCGAGCGGGTGCGCAACGCGCTCGGGAAGGTGCTCGACCTCGAGCTGGCGGTCATGCTGCACACCTACCGGGAGGACCTCCTCGCGCAGCAGGCGCGCGTCGAGCGACTCTCGACCTTCGGGCAGCTCGTCGGATCGATCGGCCACGACCTCCGCAACCCGCTCGGCGTCATCGAGACGTCGCTCTACATCCTCCGCACGCGCACCGGCGAGGACGAGCGCGCCCGCAAGCACCTCGACCGCATCGGCGAGCAGCTCGGCGTGGCGAACGGGATCATCACCAACCTGCTCGACATGATCCGTGACCGGCCGCTCGCGCGCGAGCCCGTCGAGCTCGCGGCCGTGGTGGGCGGGGCGGCGGAGTCGGTGAGGCGCCCCACGGGCGTGTCGCTGGCGCTGGAGGGGCTCGACGCCCTGCCGCCGGTGGAGGGCGATCCGGGCCAGCTGCGCCAGGTGTTCGTCAACCTGCTCGAGAACGCCGTGTTCGCGGCGTCGCCAGAGGGCGTGGTCGCCGTGCGCGCCAGCCGCGCGGACGGGCTCGTCGCGCTCGACGTGGAGGACTCCGGGCCCGGGGTCGACCCCGCCACGCGCCGCCGCCTCTTCGAGCCGCTCATCACCACCAAGGACAAGGGCATCGGCCTCGGGCTCGCGCTCGTGAAGCGGATCGCGGAGCGCCATGGGGGCACGGTCGAGTACTCCGACCGGCCCGGCGGCGGCGCCCGCTTCACCGTCCGCCTGCCCGCCTGA
- a CDS encoding ATP-binding protein encodes MKSAPKPKPARILVVDDNAGLVDNLCEILDGAGYRARGAGSCREALESARDGFDVALVDLRLPDGDGTALAPQLKDLSPDGEVVLLTGFATLESAVAAVRAGACAYLVKPCATQELLVTVEQAMRQVRLHVEKRDLSRRAQMAEKLAAVGTMTAGLSHEIRNPLNAAALQLSVLERRVQRLEKSAQGALLEPLTLVRDEIRRLDHILEDFLQFARPREFVAKPVEVGVLVNRVLDLLGAQAERRAVRLERDLETVAAVAGDEERLRQVLVNFGLNALEAVKDGGLVRVSCREAPPASGRPDGPRQVAIVIDDDGPGVPAESRDRIFEPFFTTKAKGSGLGLSIVHAIVTQHGGTITVSESPEGGARFTLELPQTR; translated from the coding sequence ATGAAGAGCGCCCCGAAGCCGAAGCCCGCGCGCATCCTCGTCGTCGACGACAACGCGGGGCTCGTCGACAACCTCTGCGAGATCCTGGACGGCGCGGGGTACCGCGCGCGCGGCGCGGGATCCTGCCGGGAGGCGCTGGAGAGCGCACGCGACGGGTTCGACGTCGCCCTCGTGGACCTGCGCCTGCCCGACGGCGACGGCACCGCGCTCGCGCCGCAGCTCAAGGATCTGTCGCCCGACGGCGAGGTCGTGCTCCTCACCGGCTTCGCCACGCTCGAGTCCGCCGTGGCGGCGGTCCGCGCCGGCGCCTGCGCCTACCTCGTGAAGCCCTGCGCCACCCAGGAGCTGCTCGTCACGGTCGAGCAGGCGATGCGGCAGGTGCGCCTCCACGTGGAGAAGCGCGACCTCTCGCGGCGGGCCCAGATGGCCGAGAAGCTCGCCGCGGTCGGCACCATGACGGCAGGGCTCTCGCACGAGATCCGCAACCCCCTGAACGCCGCCGCCCTGCAGCTCTCGGTGCTGGAGCGGCGCGTCCAGCGGCTCGAGAAGTCGGCGCAGGGGGCGCTGCTCGAGCCGCTCACGCTCGTGCGCGACGAGATCCGCCGGCTCGATCACATCCTCGAGGACTTCCTCCAGTTCGCCCGGCCGCGCGAGTTCGTGGCGAAGCCGGTCGAGGTGGGAGTGCTCGTGAACCGCGTGCTCGACCTGCTGGGGGCGCAGGCCGAGCGGCGCGCGGTCCGGCTCGAGCGCGACCTCGAGACCGTGGCGGCGGTCGCCGGCGACGAGGAGCGCCTGCGCCAGGTGCTCGTGAACTTCGGCCTGAACGCGCTGGAGGCGGTGAAGGACGGGGGCCTCGTGCGCGTGTCCTGCCGCGAGGCGCCTCCGGCGAGCGGGCGGCCCGACGGCCCGCGCCAGGTGGCCATCGTGATCGACGACGACGGGCCGGGCGTGCCGGCCGAGTCGCGCGACCGCATCTTCGAGCCCTTCTTCACGACCAAGGCGAAGGGCTCGGGCCTCGGCCTCTCCATCGTGCACGCCATCGTGACCCAGCACGGCGGCACGATCACGGTGTCCGAGTCGCCCGAGGGCGGCGCGCGCTTCACGCTCGAGCTGCCCCAGACGCGCTGA
- a CDS encoding CBS domain-containing protein, whose amino-acid sequence MISVADFMSKDLVTVGESDDLALAESLLRLSGIRHLPVVKDGRLVGLVTQRDVLRSGQSGRSGARTLAVSEVMTRDLTTVRPATALSQAARLMLERKYGCLPVCDEEGRLVGIVTEADFVRFAADVVRDLDLVADAVRAQERAGRA is encoded by the coding sequence ATGATCTCGGTCGCCGACTTCATGTCGAAGGATCTCGTCACCGTGGGCGAGTCCGACGACCTCGCGCTCGCGGAGTCCCTGCTCCGCCTGAGCGGCATCCGCCACCTCCCCGTCGTCAAGGACGGCCGCCTCGTCGGGCTCGTCACCCAGCGTGACGTGCTCCGCTCCGGCCAGTCCGGCCGGTCCGGCGCGAGGACGCTGGCGGTGTCGGAGGTCATGACGCGCGACCTCACCACCGTCCGCCCGGCCACGGCGCTCTCCCAGGCGGCGCGCCTCATGCTGGAGCGCAAGTACGGGTGCCTGCCGGTCTGCGACGAGGAGGGGCGCCTCGTGGGCATCGTCACGGAGGCCGACTTCGTCCGCTTCGCCGCCGACGTGGTGCGCGACCTCGACCTCGTCGCAGACGCGGTGCGGGCTCAGGAGCGCGCCGGCCGCGCTTGA
- a CDS encoding TatD family nuclease-associated radical SAM protein: MVEDTSQQRAPTLAYPLGDALYLNLTSGCTLACVFCPKIRDDDWIVGGFDLRLARNPSADEVWTAAIRAGLEGRSEVVFTGLGEPTRRLEVLLELTRRLRAAGVARVRLDTDGLASLREGLDVPPALAEAGITAVSVSLNAPDAATYARSCPSRYGESAYEAVKDFMRSAVRCIPDVAASAVALPGLSEEACRRVAESLGARFRWRPYDRLGRVEGAGSLPADGA, translated from the coding sequence GTGGTCGAGGACACCTCACAGCAGCGCGCACCGACGCTCGCCTATCCTCTGGGAGACGCGCTCTACCTGAACCTCACGAGCGGCTGCACCCTGGCGTGCGTCTTCTGCCCGAAGATCCGCGACGACGACTGGATCGTCGGCGGATTCGATCTGCGGCTCGCCCGGAACCCCAGCGCCGACGAGGTCTGGACCGCCGCGATCCGCGCCGGTCTCGAGGGTCGCTCCGAGGTGGTCTTCACCGGCCTCGGCGAGCCCACGCGCCGGCTCGAGGTGCTCCTCGAGCTCACGCGCCGGCTCCGCGCGGCGGGCGTCGCCCGCGTCCGGCTGGACACCGACGGGCTCGCGAGCCTCCGCGAGGGCCTGGACGTTCCGCCGGCGCTCGCGGAGGCCGGGATCACCGCCGTGTCGGTGTCGCTGAACGCGCCGGACGCGGCCACGTACGCGCGGAGCTGTCCGAGCCGCTACGGCGAGTCGGCGTACGAGGCCGTGAAGGACTTCATGCGCAGCGCGGTGCGCTGCATCCCGGACGTGGCGGCGAGCGCCGTCGCGCTTCCGGGCCTGTCGGAGGAGGCCTGCCGGCGCGTGGCCGAGTCGCTCGGCGCGCGGTTCCGCTGGAGGCCCTACGATCGGCTCGGGAGGGTCGAGGGTGCCGGTTCGCTGCCGGCGGACGGCGCGTGA
- the tatA gene encoding twin-arginine translocase TatA/TatE family subunit, whose amino-acid sequence MFPKLGMGELVVILLIVVILFGASKLPQLGAGLGQGIRSFKKSFSGEDEEKPSTPGATSSDEASKAKQA is encoded by the coding sequence ATGTTTCCCAAGCTCGGAATGGGCGAGCTCGTCGTCATCCTGCTGATCGTCGTGATCCTGTTCGGCGCGAGCAAGCTCCCACAGCTCGGCGCTGGCCTCGGCCAGGGCATCCGCAGCTTCAAGAAGTCGTTCAGCGGCGAGGACGAGGAGAAGCCGTCCACCCCCGGCGCGACTTCCTCGGACGAGGCGTCGAAGGCCAAGCAGGCGTAG
- a CDS encoding TraR/DksA C4-type zinc finger protein, giving the protein MSRIEAEAREVLLRRRRALSHGTAQAAADPAAHWADYEAMPEPVSELARRELADIDDALLRIQEGCYGCCLNCGGPLGLQRLRAIPEARYCLACSGHAHLVD; this is encoded by the coding sequence ATGAGTCGGATCGAGGCGGAGGCGCGTGAGGTCCTCCTCAGGCGCCGCCGCGCGCTCAGCCACGGAACGGCCCAGGCCGCTGCGGATCCCGCCGCGCACTGGGCGGACTACGAGGCCATGCCCGAGCCGGTCTCCGAGCTCGCACGCCGGGAGCTCGCCGACATCGATGACGCGCTGCTCCGCATCCAGGAGGGCTGCTACGGCTGCTGCCTGAACTGCGGCGGGCCTCTGGGCCTGCAGCGTCTCCGCGCCATCCCCGAGGCCCGCTACTGCCTCGCCTGCAGCGGACACGCGCACCTCGTCGACTGA
- a CDS encoding sigma-54 dependent transcriptional regulator, translated as MPNTAARSGKERILVVDDEQNARVALRTILTEEGYEIAEAADGEEALALLPGFAPAAVLADVRMPRMDGITLLKRAREQGSDAVFVMMTAFASVEAAVEAMRAGAENYLVKPLDVNAVIVVLEKALEKLRLQRDTANLRERVRERYRFHNIVGDAPELQAVYEVVKRAAPTRATVLILGESGTGKELIAQALHEESPRSDKPFIKVNCAALSETLLESELFGHEKGAFTGAIGRKEGRFELADGGTLFLDEIGDISPALQIKLLRVLQQKEFERVGGTQTIKVDVRLVAATNRDLAAEVKAAKFREDLYYRLNVVAVTLPPLRQRKGDIPALVSHFIDKYAKAYGKEIRGLAPGTLNALLSHDWPGNVRELENVVERAVVLCKGSELTADDLPPTLRGPRPRERSPGALIPGATLYEIEREAILRTLEMVGGSTSRAAEILGISVRKIQYRLKEYASGAREPREREDLEPAEKAGGAE; from the coding sequence ATTCCGAACACGGCCGCCCGCTCGGGGAAGGAGCGGATCCTCGTCGTCGACGACGAGCAGAACGCGCGCGTCGCGCTCCGAACGATCCTCACCGAGGAGGGGTACGAGATCGCCGAGGCGGCGGACGGCGAGGAGGCCCTGGCGCTCCTCCCGGGGTTCGCGCCCGCGGCGGTGCTCGCCGACGTGCGCATGCCGCGCATGGACGGCATCACGCTGCTCAAGCGCGCGCGGGAGCAGGGCTCCGACGCGGTCTTCGTGATGATGACCGCGTTCGCGAGCGTGGAGGCCGCCGTCGAGGCGATGCGGGCGGGGGCGGAGAACTACCTCGTCAAGCCGCTCGACGTGAACGCGGTCATCGTGGTGCTCGAGAAGGCGCTCGAGAAGCTGCGCCTCCAGCGCGACACCGCCAACCTGCGCGAGCGCGTCCGCGAGCGGTACCGGTTCCACAACATCGTCGGCGACGCGCCCGAGCTGCAGGCGGTCTACGAGGTCGTGAAGCGCGCGGCGCCCACCCGCGCCACCGTGCTCATCCTCGGGGAGTCGGGCACCGGCAAGGAGCTCATCGCCCAGGCGCTCCACGAGGAGTCCCCGCGCTCCGACAAGCCGTTCATCAAGGTGAACTGCGCGGCGCTCTCGGAGACGCTGCTCGAGTCCGAGCTGTTCGGCCACGAGAAGGGCGCCTTCACCGGCGCCATCGGCCGCAAGGAGGGGCGCTTCGAGCTCGCCGACGGCGGGACGCTGTTCCTCGACGAGATCGGCGACATCTCGCCCGCGCTGCAGATCAAGCTGCTGCGCGTGCTGCAGCAGAAGGAGTTCGAGCGGGTCGGCGGGACGCAGACCATCAAGGTGGACGTGCGGCTCGTCGCGGCGACGAACCGCGACCTCGCCGCGGAGGTGAAGGCCGCGAAGTTCCGCGAGGACCTCTACTATCGGTTGAACGTCGTCGCCGTCACGCTCCCGCCGCTCCGCCAGCGCAAGGGCGACATCCCCGCGCTCGTCAGCCACTTCATCGACAAGTACGCGAAGGCCTACGGCAAGGAGATCCGCGGGCTCGCGCCCGGCACGCTGAACGCGCTCCTGTCGCACGACTGGCCGGGCAACGTGCGCGAGCTCGAGAACGTCGTCGAGCGCGCCGTCGTCCTCTGCAAGGGCTCGGAGCTCACCGCGGACGACCTGCCGCCCACGCTGCGCGGCCCGCGGCCGCGGGAGCGATCGCCGGGCGCGCTCATCCCCGGGGCCACCCTCTACGAGATCGAGCGCGAGGCCATCCTGCGGACCCTGGAGATGGTCGGCGGCTCGACGTCGCGCGCGGCCGAGATCCTCGGCATCAGCGTGCGCAAGATCCAGTACCGCCTGAAGGAGTACGCCTCCGGCGCGCGGGAGCCGCGCGAGCGCGAGGACCTCGAGCCGGCAGAGAAGGCGGGCGGAGCGGAGTAG